A genome region from Nymphalis io chromosome Z, ilAglIoxx1.1, whole genome shotgun sequence includes the following:
- the LOC126780338 gene encoding kinesin-like protein KLP2 isoform X1 — MASVKGFRKEKYQNIKVFVRLRPLNQRERDTKSLGVVEVINGREVNIRQSHQSRHTKRFTFDRAFPPLTKQVEIYQEVVIPLIQEVLAGYNCTVFAYGQTGTGKTHTMIGEVAADEITWQSDHLAGIIPRALSQIFDELRMSNTEYTVQVSYLELYNEEMFDLLSSSVDNSKLRIYEDVNKKGANIVMGLEEITIYNKNDIYKILAQGQERKRVAATLMNAKSSRSHTVFTIVIHMKENNSEGEELVKIGKLNLIDLAGSENISKAGLNKPAKKEMARECANINQSLLTLGRVITALVERHPHIPYRESKLTRILQEALGGRTKTSIIATISPGHKDIEETTSTLEYTYRAKNIQNKPEVNQKMTKKVVLQDYAEEIHRLERDLQAAREKNGVYLANDTFVEMALKQEEQRKEVQELLMKNRTMEEEREHMETVFKELNCSLEEHKQKLNSTVDKLAKTNNAITEERDHIEKYLAEQVTAVEREKSECQSRLLRWAAEERRLLEERIERRITAERTVLEQSMSQKLRDIENQRVMFKQRTEQNIELLYMLKDCQEVEDQNEEYLLERENELEKCLNDVNFFIDEYEKGSTPLSALAASSPPARALPAYYKDCVLVKTESEVRSDSELSASENSADLFPTPFPPDSVNQQNS; from the exons ATGGCGTCCGTAAAGGGATTCAGAAaggaaaaatatcaaaatatcaaaGTGTTCGTGAGGCTCAG GCCTCTGAACCAACGGGAACGCGACACCAAGTCTCTCGGTGTAGTTGAAGTGATAAATGGAAGGGAAGTCAATATTCGACAATCTCATCAGAGTAGGCACACCAAAAGATTTACCTTTGACCGAGCATTCCCTCCCCTAACAAAACAG gTAGAAATTTACCAAGAAGTGGTCATTCCGTTGATCCAGGAAGTGTTGGCTGGTTACAACTGCACAGTTTTTGCATATGGTCAGACTGGTACTGGCAAAACACATACCATGATCGGTGAGGTTGCAGCTGATGAAATCACATGGCAGAGT GATCACCTCGCTGGTATCATTCCTCGTGCGCTCAGCCAGATTTTCGATGAGCTACGTATGTCGAACACAGAGTACACTGTCCAGGTTTCATACTTGGAGCTCTACAATGAGGAAATGTTTGACTTACTCTCCTCATCGGTAGACAACTCCAAGTTAAGAATTTATGAAGATGTCAACAAGAAGGGTGCCAATATAGTGATGGGCTTGGAAGAGATAACt ATTTATAACAAGAACGATATTTACAAGATCTTGGCTCAAGGGCAGGAACGGAAGAGGGTTGCCGCAACTCTAATGAATGCTAAATCTAG CCGCTCGCATACTGTTTTCACAATAGTCATCCATATGAAGGAAAATAATTCGGAAGGTGAGGAGCTCGTCAAGATTGGAAAGCTGAATCTTATTGATCTGGCCGGTTCGGAAAACATAAGCAAAGCGGGTTTAAATAAACCTGCGAAGAAAGAAATGGCTAGGGAGTGCGCGAACATTAACCAGTCCCTGTTGACGCTTGGTAGAGTCATCACCGCGCTCGTGGAGAGACATCCGCATATACCATACAG AGAGTCAAAACTGACAAGGATTTTACAGGAAGCACTGGGCGGTCGTACGAAGACATCCATTATAGCGACCATCTCGCCCGGGCACAAAGACATCGAGGAGACTACGAGCACTCTAGAATATACATACCGAGCTAAGAACATCCAGAACAAGCCTGAAGTCAACCAGAAGATGACTAAGAAGGTGGTCCTGCAAGATTACGCCGAAGAGATTCATCGGCTTGAGAGGGATCTACAAGCAGCTAGAGAAAAAAATG GTGTATACTTGGCGAATGATACATTCGTGGAGATGGCGCTTAAACAAGAAGAACAACGCAAGGAAGTCCAAGAGTTGCTTATGAAGAATCGCACCATGGAGGAGGAACGTGAGCATATGGAAACTGTCTTCAAAGAGCTCAACTGCTCTTTAGAGGAGCACAAGCAGAAACTAAACTCAACAGTGGACAAGCTCGCTAAGACTAATAAT gcAATCACCGAGGAGAGAGATCACATAGAAAAATACTTAGCCGAGCAGGTAACGGCCGTAGAGAGAGAGAAGTCGGAGTGCCAGTCGCGTCTGCTCCGGTGGGCGGCGGAGGAGCGAAGGCTTCTGGAGGAGCGCATCGAACGTCGCATTACCGCCGAGAGGACCGTCCTGGAGCAAAGTATGAGCCAGAAACTTAGAGATATAGAAAATCAGAGGGTTATGTTTAAGCAGAGGACGGAACAAAATATTGAGCTGCTCTATATGCTAAAAGATTGTCAGGAAGTCGAGGACCAGaatgaagaatatttattaGAACGAGAGAATGAGTTGGAGAAGTGTTTAAATGACGTTAATTTCTTTATAGACGAATATGAAAAgg GCAGCACTCCGCTGAGCGCGCTGGCCGCGTCCTCGCCGCCCGCACGCGCGCTCCCCGCCTACTAT AAGGACTGCGTCTTAGTGAAGACCGAAAGCGAAGTACGAAGCGACAGCGAGTTGTCCGCCTCCGAGAACTCTGCCGACTTGTTCCCGACTCCCTTCCCGCCTGACTCGGTCAACCAACAAAACTCCTGA
- the LOC126780338 gene encoding kinesin-like protein KLP2 isoform X2 produces MASVKGFRKEKYQNIKVFVRLRPLNQRERDTKSLGVVEVINGREVNIRQSHQSRHTKRFTFDRAFPPLTKQVEIYQEVVIPLIQEVLAGYNCTVFAYGQTGTGKTHTMIGEVAADEITWQSDHLAGIIPRALSQIFDELRMSNTEYTVQVSYLELYNEEMFDLLSSSVDNSKLRIYEDVNKKGANIVMGLEEITIYNKNDIYKILAQGQERKRVAATLMNAKSSRSHTVFTIVIHMKENNSEGEELVKIGKLNLIDLAGSENISKAGLNKPAKKEMARECANINQSLLTLGRVITALVERHPHIPYRESKLTRILQEALGGRTKTSIIATISPGHKDIEETTSTLEYTYRAKNIQNKPEVNQKMTKKVVLQDYAEEIHRLERDLQAAREKNGVYLANDTFVEMALKQEEQRKEVQELLMKNRTMEEEREHMETVFKELNCSLEEHKQKLNSTVDKLAKTNNAITEERDHIEKYLAEQVTAVEREKSECQSRLLRWAAEERRLLEERIERRITAERTVLEQSMSQKLRDIENQRVMFKQRTEQNIELLYMLKDCQEVEDQNEEYLLERENELEKCLNDVNFFIDEYEKGSTPLSALAASSPPARALPAYYDCVLVKTESEVRSDSELSASENSADLFPTPFPPDSVNQQNS; encoded by the exons ATGGCGTCCGTAAAGGGATTCAGAAaggaaaaatatcaaaatatcaaaGTGTTCGTGAGGCTCAG GCCTCTGAACCAACGGGAACGCGACACCAAGTCTCTCGGTGTAGTTGAAGTGATAAATGGAAGGGAAGTCAATATTCGACAATCTCATCAGAGTAGGCACACCAAAAGATTTACCTTTGACCGAGCATTCCCTCCCCTAACAAAACAG gTAGAAATTTACCAAGAAGTGGTCATTCCGTTGATCCAGGAAGTGTTGGCTGGTTACAACTGCACAGTTTTTGCATATGGTCAGACTGGTACTGGCAAAACACATACCATGATCGGTGAGGTTGCAGCTGATGAAATCACATGGCAGAGT GATCACCTCGCTGGTATCATTCCTCGTGCGCTCAGCCAGATTTTCGATGAGCTACGTATGTCGAACACAGAGTACACTGTCCAGGTTTCATACTTGGAGCTCTACAATGAGGAAATGTTTGACTTACTCTCCTCATCGGTAGACAACTCCAAGTTAAGAATTTATGAAGATGTCAACAAGAAGGGTGCCAATATAGTGATGGGCTTGGAAGAGATAACt ATTTATAACAAGAACGATATTTACAAGATCTTGGCTCAAGGGCAGGAACGGAAGAGGGTTGCCGCAACTCTAATGAATGCTAAATCTAG CCGCTCGCATACTGTTTTCACAATAGTCATCCATATGAAGGAAAATAATTCGGAAGGTGAGGAGCTCGTCAAGATTGGAAAGCTGAATCTTATTGATCTGGCCGGTTCGGAAAACATAAGCAAAGCGGGTTTAAATAAACCTGCGAAGAAAGAAATGGCTAGGGAGTGCGCGAACATTAACCAGTCCCTGTTGACGCTTGGTAGAGTCATCACCGCGCTCGTGGAGAGACATCCGCATATACCATACAG AGAGTCAAAACTGACAAGGATTTTACAGGAAGCACTGGGCGGTCGTACGAAGACATCCATTATAGCGACCATCTCGCCCGGGCACAAAGACATCGAGGAGACTACGAGCACTCTAGAATATACATACCGAGCTAAGAACATCCAGAACAAGCCTGAAGTCAACCAGAAGATGACTAAGAAGGTGGTCCTGCAAGATTACGCCGAAGAGATTCATCGGCTTGAGAGGGATCTACAAGCAGCTAGAGAAAAAAATG GTGTATACTTGGCGAATGATACATTCGTGGAGATGGCGCTTAAACAAGAAGAACAACGCAAGGAAGTCCAAGAGTTGCTTATGAAGAATCGCACCATGGAGGAGGAACGTGAGCATATGGAAACTGTCTTCAAAGAGCTCAACTGCTCTTTAGAGGAGCACAAGCAGAAACTAAACTCAACAGTGGACAAGCTCGCTAAGACTAATAAT gcAATCACCGAGGAGAGAGATCACATAGAAAAATACTTAGCCGAGCAGGTAACGGCCGTAGAGAGAGAGAAGTCGGAGTGCCAGTCGCGTCTGCTCCGGTGGGCGGCGGAGGAGCGAAGGCTTCTGGAGGAGCGCATCGAACGTCGCATTACCGCCGAGAGGACCGTCCTGGAGCAAAGTATGAGCCAGAAACTTAGAGATATAGAAAATCAGAGGGTTATGTTTAAGCAGAGGACGGAACAAAATATTGAGCTGCTCTATATGCTAAAAGATTGTCAGGAAGTCGAGGACCAGaatgaagaatatttattaGAACGAGAGAATGAGTTGGAGAAGTGTTTAAATGACGTTAATTTCTTTATAGACGAATATGAAAAgg GCAGCACTCCGCTGAGCGCGCTGGCCGCGTCCTCGCCGCCCGCACGCGCGCTCCCCGCCTACTAT GACTGCGTCTTAGTGAAGACCGAAAGCGAAGTACGAAGCGACAGCGAGTTGTCCGCCTCCGAGAACTCTGCCGACTTGTTCCCGACTCCCTTCCCGCCTGACTCGGTCAACCAACAAAACTCCTGA